A stretch of the Pseudomonas sp. ACM7 genome encodes the following:
- a CDS encoding LysR family transcriptional regulator: MLNSNLLRKLDMQDLMVFIAVYEQSSVSGVSEALCVSQSTVSYCLKKLRTSFEDELFINTRAGMRPTYKASTMYAHVLKILESINLCHAGAPAFDPTLQPVTFNICAPEYFEQLILPRLLKSFDFADLPVMVNMHKFETDIPAEELRDGSLDLVICFGPNFHRSHGDFKSRMLLEDDLVCVFDKRATPPEPRLSLQAFVERRHVFPTPWTSTTNMVDGWLAQQAQKRQIVARSNSYSAALKMITGTDFILTLPRRIQQLLANDAIFNHCEAPNGLPGFSLDMQWSQNVDQDSANTWLREQVVKACAEQELA, from the coding sequence ATGCTGAACAGTAACTTGCTTAGAAAGCTCGATATGCAGGACCTCATGGTGTTTATCGCCGTGTATGAGCAAAGCAGCGTCAGCGGTGTATCCGAGGCGCTCTGCGTCAGCCAGTCCACCGTGAGTTACTGCCTGAAAAAGCTGCGCACCAGTTTCGAAGACGAGCTGTTCATCAATACCCGCGCGGGTATGCGCCCCACCTACAAAGCCAGCACCATGTACGCCCACGTGCTGAAGATCCTGGAAAGCATCAACCTGTGTCACGCCGGTGCACCAGCATTCGACCCCACCCTGCAACCAGTCACCTTCAATATCTGCGCACCGGAATACTTCGAGCAATTGATCTTGCCGCGTCTATTGAAAAGCTTCGATTTCGCCGACCTGCCAGTGATGGTCAACATGCACAAATTCGAAACCGACATCCCGGCCGAAGAACTGCGCGACGGCAGCCTCGACCTGGTGATTTGCTTCGGCCCGAACTTTCATCGCAGTCACGGCGATTTCAAATCCCGGATGCTGCTGGAGGACGACCTGGTCTGTGTCTTCGATAAACGTGCCACACCGCCGGAGCCGCGTTTAAGCCTGCAAGCCTTCGTCGAACGCAGGCATGTGTTCCCGACACCCTGGACCTCCACCACCAACATGGTCGACGGCTGGCTGGCGCAGCAGGCGCAAAAACGGCAGATCGTCGCGCGTTCCAACAGCTACAGCGCGGCACTGAAGATGATCACCGGCACCGACTTCATCCTGACTCTGCCTCGACGTATCCAACAATTGCTGGCCAACGACGCGATCTTCAATCATTGCGAAGCGCCCAATGGCTTGCCGGGTTTCAGCCTCGACATGCAATGGAGCCAGAATGTCGATCAGGACAGCGCCAACACCTGGCTGCGCGAGCAAGTGGTCAAGGCCTGCGCCGAGCAGGAATTGGCCTGA
- a CDS encoding phosphoethanolamine transferase, with amino-acid sequence MLKIKAVRPEWVTLISSAFLLAGFNFVLWQHLFEITASDGQGIVMRVAFGAMILAAFNIVLTLLAFRPVMKPVLTLIFMVSASVAYFMGQYGVLIDTGMLRNFAQTNATEVRDLLSLKLLVYILVLGVLPSLLLWQIPVNYRRWHRELLSKALVTVASVAVIGGVALVNYQGLSSLFRNHHELRLMVVPSNYIGASFGFLREQVASAQQPFVKLGEDAQRNPAWQTHERKSLTVLVVGESARAENFGILGYNRDTTPKLSKEAGLIAFTDVHSCGTETAVSVPCMFSDMGRKDYNASKAKNQEGLLDVLKRAGLDVIWRDNQSGCKGTCDRVTVDDVSNLKDPVLCANSECRDEILLQGLQHFIDTLDKDTVLVLHQMGSHGPEYFKRYPKEYERFTPVCESNALNNCSRESIVNGYDNTLVYTDHVLSTLIDLLRNNQDKVDTAMLYLSDHGESLGEYNLFLHGTPYMLAPEQQKHVAMLAWFSDSYQKSFSVDANCLQLSRDKPLSQDNLFHSMLGLLEVKTTVYKQNLDMFAGCRGAVTDGVLAKK; translated from the coding sequence ATGTTGAAGATTAAAGCCGTGCGCCCCGAGTGGGTGACACTGATTTCCAGCGCCTTTCTATTGGCAGGATTCAATTTCGTTCTCTGGCAACACCTGTTTGAAATCACGGCCTCTGACGGTCAAGGCATCGTCATGCGTGTGGCATTCGGGGCGATGATCCTTGCTGCTTTCAACATTGTGCTGACCCTGCTGGCGTTCCGGCCGGTAATGAAGCCCGTTTTGACGCTGATCTTTATGGTCAGTGCCAGCGTCGCGTACTTCATGGGTCAATATGGCGTGCTGATTGACACCGGCATGTTGCGTAACTTTGCGCAAACTAATGCGACGGAAGTGCGTGACTTGCTGTCGTTGAAGTTGCTTGTTTATATCCTTGTGCTGGGTGTTTTGCCGTCGTTGTTGTTGTGGCAGATCCCGGTTAATTACCGCCGCTGGCACCGTGAGCTATTAAGTAAAGCACTGGTAACTGTCGCGTCGGTTGCCGTGATTGGTGGCGTTGCACTGGTTAACTATCAGGGCCTGTCTTCGTTGTTTCGCAATCATCATGAATTGCGCCTGATGGTCGTGCCAAGCAACTACATCGGTGCCTCTTTCGGCTTTCTGCGTGAGCAGGTCGCGTCTGCGCAGCAGCCCTTTGTCAAACTGGGTGAAGATGCCCAGAGAAATCCCGCCTGGCAAACCCATGAGCGCAAATCCCTGACCGTGCTGGTGGTGGGCGAAAGTGCCCGGGCCGAGAACTTCGGCATCCTGGGGTATAACCGTGACACCACCCCCAAACTGAGTAAAGAGGCCGGCCTGATCGCGTTCACCGACGTGCATTCCTGCGGGACGGAAACAGCCGTGTCGGTGCCGTGCATGTTCTCCGACATGGGCCGCAAGGATTACAACGCCAGCAAGGCAAAGAACCAGGAAGGCCTGCTGGACGTACTTAAACGCGCGGGTCTCGACGTGATCTGGCGCGATAACCAATCGGGCTGCAAAGGCACTTGCGATAGGGTGACCGTCGACGACGTCAGTAACCTGAAAGACCCGGTGCTGTGTGCCAATAGCGAATGCCGCGATGAAATCCTGCTGCAGGGTTTGCAGCACTTCATCGATACCCTGGATAAAGACACGGTACTGGTATTGCACCAGATGGGCAGTCACGGTCCGGAATACTTCAAGCGCTACCCGAAAGAGTACGAGCGCTTCACCCCGGTTTGTGAAAGTAACGCCCTGAATAATTGCAGTCGCGAAAGTATCGTCAATGGCTACGACAACACCCTGGTGTATACCGACCACGTGCTGTCGACCCTGATCGATTTGTTGCGCAACAATCAGGACAAAGTCGATACCGCGATGCTCTATTTGTCGGACCACGGCGAATCCCTGGGCGAGTACAACTTGTTCCTGCATGGCACGCCTTACATGCTGGCGCCGGAACAACAAAAGCATGTCGCGATGCTGGCCTGGTTTTCCGACAGCTATCAAAAGTCGTTCTCGGTGGACGCCAATTGCCTGCAACTGAGTCGCGACAAGCCCTTGAGCCAGGACAACCTGTTCCATTCGATGCTCGGTTTGCTGGAGGTCAAGACCACGGTGTACAAGCAGAATCTGGATATGTTTGCCGGATGTCGTGGTGCGGTGACCGACGGCGTGTTGGCCAAAAAGTGA
- a CDS encoding DUF1508 domain-containing protein, protein MYFEIYRQTRGIVQTGKGQWRWRLRAGNHETIASGEAYVNKSDCVHAISLIKGTHDQTPVKEI, encoded by the coding sequence ATGTATTTTGAGATTTACAGGCAAACCCGTGGCATCGTACAGACCGGCAAAGGTCAATGGCGGTGGCGTTTGAGGGCGGGAAACCATGAAACGATTGCCAGCGGGGAGGCTTACGTCAACAAGTCTGATTGTGTGCATGCCATCAGTTTGATCAAAGGGACCCACGATCAGACCCCGGTCAAGGAAATCTAG
- a CDS encoding MFS transporter, with amino-acid sequence MPGGIWALGFVSMLMDISSEMIHALLPLYMVTVLGTSVLAVGLIEGIAEATASITKVFSGALSDRLGKRKLLAALGYGLGALSKPIFPLAGSLDWLIGARFIDRIGKGIRGAPRDALVADITPPAIRGAAFGLRQTLDTVGAFLGPLLAIGLMWLTANHFQTVFWVAVIPAFLAVAVLLVFVHEPKQVEGTHRVRAPLSRRELARLGAGYWWVVGVAAVFSLARFSEAFLILRGQAVGLAPMWAPAVLVLMGVAYSLSAYPAGALSDRVSRVAVLGAGLILLIAADLTLAFAPGIDGLVVGVVLWGLHMGFTQGIFAALIADCAPAELRGTAFGMFNLLTGLTLLLASVIAGALWDTVGFQGTFLMGGGFAVLTLLGLWVIRARAQVR; translated from the coding sequence ATGCCTGGCGGTATCTGGGCGCTGGGCTTCGTCTCGATGCTGATGGACATCTCCTCAGAAATGATCCATGCGTTGTTGCCGCTCTATATGGTCACAGTACTGGGTACCTCCGTTTTGGCCGTGGGTCTCATCGAAGGCATAGCCGAGGCTACGGCCTCTATCACCAAGGTATTCTCCGGGGCACTCAGCGATCGATTGGGCAAGCGCAAACTGCTCGCGGCGCTGGGCTATGGGCTGGGGGCGCTGTCCAAACCGATCTTTCCTTTGGCGGGCTCGTTGGACTGGCTGATCGGGGCTCGCTTTATCGACCGCATTGGCAAAGGTATTCGCGGCGCCCCGCGCGATGCGTTGGTGGCCGACATCACGCCGCCCGCGATACGGGGGGCCGCTTTCGGCCTGCGGCAAACTCTGGATACCGTTGGTGCATTCCTGGGACCGTTGCTGGCGATCGGATTGATGTGGCTAACCGCGAACCACTTCCAGACTGTGTTCTGGGTGGCCGTCATCCCGGCCTTCCTTGCCGTCGCGGTGCTGCTGGTGTTCGTTCATGAGCCCAAACAAGTGGAAGGGACGCACCGGGTGCGTGCGCCTTTGAGCCGGCGGGAATTAGCCCGACTGGGCGCTGGCTACTGGTGGGTGGTGGGTGTCGCTGCGGTGTTCTCCCTGGCGCGTTTCAGCGAAGCCTTTCTGATTCTGCGCGGTCAGGCTGTCGGGTTGGCGCCGATGTGGGCGCCAGCGGTGCTTGTCCTGATGGGGGTGGCGTACTCACTGTCAGCCTATCCCGCCGGGGCCTTGTCTGATCGTGTCAGCCGCGTGGCGGTGCTCGGCGCAGGTTTGATATTGCTGATTGCTGCCGACCTGACTCTGGCGTTCGCGCCGGGTATCGATGGCCTGGTCGTCGGCGTCGTTCTATGGGGGCTGCACATGGGGTTTACCCAAGGGATATTCGCCGCCCTGATCGCCGATTGCGCGCCGGCTGAACTTCGCGGGACGGCATTTGGCATGTTCAATCTGTTGACCGGGTTGACCTTGCTGCTGGCCAGCGTCATCGCTGGGGCGTTGTGGGACACGGTAGGCTTCCAAGGCACTTTCTTGATGGGTGGGGGCTTTGCCGTTCTGACTTTGCTGGGATTGTGGGTGATCCGGGCGAGAGCTCAGGTTCGATAG
- a CDS encoding LysR substrate-binding domain-containing protein, with the protein MNRNELRKADINLMVVFETLMLERNVTRVAEKLFLGQPTISSALNRLRTMFNDPLFIRVGHRMEPTARAEEIILHLSPALDSLSVALSLTHDFDPASSTMTFRIGLSDDVEFGLLPPLLRALRHEAPKVVFVVQHVDYWRIPDLLASGDITVGISQTRGLPANAKRKLLRHILPCILRADASDTPLTLDEYCARPHVLVSHTANVSGYADEWLAEIGRTRQVVLSVPQYSSLPALLAGTDLIASLPDYAAEAMAASGQLFKEPFPFKAPTLDLSMVWLSHVDTDPAERWLRSRLEAFMSERAVLPPE; encoded by the coding sequence ATGAATCGTAACGAACTACGCAAGGCCGACATCAACCTGATGGTGGTGTTTGAAACGCTGATGCTCGAACGCAACGTCACCCGGGTGGCGGAGAAATTGTTTCTCGGCCAGCCGACCATCAGTTCGGCGCTCAATCGCTTGCGCACGATGTTCAACGATCCGCTGTTCATACGTGTCGGGCATCGTATGGAGCCGACGGCGCGGGCCGAGGAAATAATTCTGCACCTGTCTCCGGCGCTGGATTCGTTGTCGGTGGCGTTGAGCCTGACCCATGATTTCGACCCCGCCAGCAGCACCATGACCTTTCGTATCGGGCTGTCGGACGATGTCGAGTTTGGCCTGCTGCCGCCGTTGCTGCGTGCCTTGCGCCATGAAGCACCAAAGGTGGTGTTCGTGGTGCAGCATGTCGATTACTGGCGGATTCCGGATTTGCTGGCGTCCGGCGATATCACCGTTGGTATCAGCCAGACTCGCGGGCTGCCGGCCAACGCCAAGCGCAAGTTGTTGCGGCACATTCTGCCCTGCATTTTGCGCGCGGACGCATCGGACACACCGCTGACGCTCGATGAGTATTGCGCGCGACCGCACGTGCTGGTTTCCCACACTGCCAATGTCAGTGGTTACGCCGATGAGTGGCTGGCGGAGATTGGTCGCACGCGCCAAGTCGTCCTTTCCGTGCCGCAATACAGCTCGTTGCCGGCCTTGCTTGCCGGGACCGATCTGATCGCCAGTCTGCCGGACTACGCCGCCGAAGCGATGGCCGCGTCCGGCCAGCTGTTCAAGGAACCGTTCCCGTTCAAGGCGCCGACCCTGGATCTATCGATGGTCTGGCTCAGCCATGTCGATACCGACCCGGCCGAGCGCTGGTTGAGGTCGCGGCTGGAGGCGTTCATGAGTGAACGCGCGGTTTTACCGCCCGAGTGA
- a CDS encoding 5-carboxymethyl-2-hydroxymuconate Delta-isomerase produces the protein MPHLHMEYTANLPELNADVALIRLNNALVASGQFAAEYDIKSRAVKVDTFKVGTALGERAFVHVKLSLLSGRSPQIKKQLSESLLAVVQDLCEWPADVEVQLAVEILDIDRESYTKVAISH, from the coding sequence ATGCCTCACCTGCACATGGAATACACCGCCAATCTGCCCGAGCTCAATGCCGACGTGGCGTTGATCCGGCTCAACAATGCGTTGGTGGCCTCCGGTCAGTTTGCTGCCGAATACGACATCAAGAGCCGAGCGGTGAAGGTTGATACGTTCAAGGTCGGCACGGCGTTAGGTGAACGGGCCTTCGTGCATGTGAAACTGTCACTATTGAGCGGTCGCTCACCTCAGATCAAGAAGCAGTTGTCCGAAAGCTTGCTGGCGGTGGTTCAGGATCTGTGTGAATGGCCAGCAGATGTTGAAGTCCAGCTGGCCGTGGAAATCCTCGACATTGATCGAGAGTCCTACACCAAGGTCGCCATCAGCCACTGA
- a CDS encoding cyanate transporter, which translates to MENVRAISRPALWLMFSIILVALNLRPSMAAVGPLLSAIRGDIALSFSLASLLTMLPVMAMGLAMFFGLGVSQRIGEQRTMVLSLLIIGVATVSRLFLDSAAELILSAVLAGIGIALIQALMPALIKSRFSDNVSVCMGLYVTSIMGGAAIAASFAPLVMIRTGSWRVGLAIWAALALVALLFWCVQRERLPAQPAQTQRNESFFGNSRAWLLAIFFGLGTASYTCVLAWLAPYYVEKGWSEQNAGLLLGFLTAMEVLSGLLTPAIANCSRDRRVVLVVLLALIMAGFCGLILSPQYLSLLWPCLLGLGIGGLFPMSLIVSLDHLDNPQRAGGLTAFVQGIGYLIAGLSPLIAGLIRDHLGSFEWAWWSLTGVMALMILMVLRFDPRHYAQHIR; encoded by the coding sequence ATGGAAAACGTTCGCGCAATCTCCCGCCCCGCCCTCTGGCTGATGTTCAGCATCATTCTTGTCGCCCTGAACCTGCGGCCTTCCATGGCCGCCGTCGGTCCTTTGCTGTCGGCGATTCGCGGCGACATTGCACTGAGTTTCAGCCTGGCCTCGCTGCTGACCATGCTGCCGGTGATGGCGATGGGGCTGGCGATGTTCTTTGGGCTGGGCGTCAGCCAACGAATCGGCGAACAACGCACCATGGTGCTCTCGCTGCTGATCATCGGCGTGGCCACGGTGTCGCGGTTGTTCCTCGATTCGGCGGCCGAACTGATCCTCAGCGCCGTACTGGCGGGTATCGGTATCGCGCTGATCCAGGCATTGATGCCGGCGCTGATCAAATCCCGCTTCAGCGATAACGTTTCCGTGTGCATGGGGCTCTACGTCACGTCGATCATGGGCGGCGCAGCGATTGCGGCGTCGTTTGCGCCGCTGGTGATGATCCGCACGGGCAGCTGGCGCGTAGGCCTGGCGATCTGGGCGGCGCTGGCGTTGGTAGCGCTGCTGTTTTGGTGCGTGCAACGTGAAAGGCTGCCGGCGCAGCCTGCTCAGACGCAACGCAATGAATCCTTCTTCGGCAATTCCCGCGCCTGGCTGCTCGCCATCTTCTTCGGCCTGGGCACGGCGTCCTACACCTGTGTGCTGGCCTGGCTGGCGCCGTACTACGTGGAAAAGGGTTGGAGCGAACAAAACGCCGGGTTGCTGCTGGGTTTCCTGACCGCCATGGAAGTGTTGTCTGGCCTGCTGACACCGGCCATCGCCAACTGCAGCCGTGACCGGCGCGTGGTGCTGGTAGTGTTGCTGGCGCTGATCATGGCGGGTTTTTGCGGGCTTATTCTCAGCCCGCAGTACCTGAGTCTGTTGTGGCCATGTCTATTGGGGCTCGGCATCGGCGGACTGTTCCCGATGAGCCTGATTGTGTCCCTGGATCATCTGGACAATCCCCAGCGTGCCGGCGGCCTGACCGCGTTCGTGCAAGGCATCGGCTACCTGATCGCCGGTCTCTCACCGCTGATTGCCGGGTTGATCCGCGATCATCTCGGCAGTTTCGAATGGGCCTGGTGGTCACTGACCGGCGTTATGGCACTGATGATCCTGATGGTCTTGCGCTTCGATCCGCGGCATTACGCCCAACACATTCGCTGA
- a CDS encoding DMT family transporter, which translates to MKHTGFAAAHVGMLLWALLIAASFSAAAQVSQAIDPILLTGLRLLFCALVFLPLLLFKGDTAMTARGLFGHAALGLLLAVYFGSLFEALRYTSAVNTGTMFTLVPLLTLLFEAILMPDSNLKQRVLPMLIAAAGAVLLVLKGAGPGELPSLYAVSVYSVGCLAMALYSPLSQRLKASSLKGRGPAGMTFWNMLFGALFLLAFCGLSGGWRSASLLTVSDFWWLIYLAVFATLATFWLLHRAIGVIAPSSVISYIYLSTLFLTLFHWFWLRQSPLPLEIIGALLVGIGMLALLMSSRRAVPAAVQG; encoded by the coding sequence ATGAAACACACCGGTTTCGCCGCCGCTCACGTCGGCATGCTGCTCTGGGCACTTTTGATCGCTGCATCGTTTTCTGCGGCAGCACAGGTCAGCCAGGCCATCGACCCGATCCTGCTGACCGGTTTGCGCCTGTTATTCTGCGCCCTGGTATTTTTGCCGCTGCTGCTGTTCAAAGGCGATACCGCCATGACCGCCCGCGGACTGTTCGGCCATGCCGCGCTCGGCTTGCTGCTGGCGGTGTATTTCGGCTCGCTGTTCGAGGCATTGCGCTACACCTCGGCCGTCAATACCGGAACGATGTTCACCTTGGTACCACTGCTGACATTGTTGTTCGAAGCCATATTGATGCCCGACAGCAACCTGAAACAGCGGGTGCTGCCGATGCTGATTGCCGCTGCCGGGGCCGTGCTGCTGGTTTTGAAAGGCGCAGGCCCTGGTGAGCTGCCTTCGCTGTATGCAGTGTCGGTGTATAGCGTCGGTTGCCTGGCGATGGCGCTCTACTCGCCCCTGAGTCAACGGCTCAAGGCCAGCAGCCTCAAGGGGCGCGGCCCGGCGGGCATGACTTTCTGGAACATGCTGTTCGGCGCGCTGTTTCTGCTGGCATTCTGTGGATTAAGCGGCGGCTGGCGATCCGCGTCATTGCTGACCGTGAGCGATTTCTGGTGGCTGATTTACCTGGCGGTGTTCGCCACGCTGGCGACCTTCTGGCTGCTGCATCGGGCCATCGGCGTTATCGCCCCTTCCTCGGTCATTTCCTACATTTACCTGAGCACGCTGTTCCTCACATTGTTTCACTGGTTCTGGTTACGTCAGTCGCCATTGCCGCTGGAAATCATCGGCGCGCTGTTGGTGGGCATCGGTATGTTGGCACTGCTGATGTCCAGCCGCCGCGCGGTGCCTGCAGCCGTTCAGGGCTGA
- a CDS encoding glutamine synthetase family protein, with amino-acid sequence MSVATTSFASKQEALTFLEQNPGIEMFELFILDNNGVPRGKLLHRDELLAVYESGRPLPSTILGLTINGDDVENSGLVWDVGDIDCRAYPISGSLTRMPWRLMPTAAVQVSMHPKEGMPATIADPRHLLAKVIEGLQADGYYPVMAAELEFYLLDQQRDSNGRPQPARDVDGGRPRGTQVYGLRELEQIEPFLADLYSACKVQGIPARTAISEYAPGQVEITLEHRTDALQAMDEAVRYKRLVKGVAHKHGMTACFMAKPFDDLAGTGMHMHVSLADKEGNNLFASEAPDGTPLLKQAVGGMLSTLLDSLLLFCPNANSYRRFQTNSYAPLAATWGVDNRTVSLRVPGGPAFSRHIEHRICGADANPYLAAAAILAGIHRGIREQLDPGVPVEGNGYAQATELLPTDWLTTLRALEGSSWAREAFGGEFLGVYLAVKRAEYRQFMGEVGEQDWRWYLNQA; translated from the coding sequence ATGAGTGTTGCCACGACATCTTTCGCCTCCAAGCAAGAAGCCCTGACCTTTCTGGAACAGAACCCGGGTATCGAGATGTTCGAGTTGTTCATCCTCGACAACAACGGTGTACCTCGGGGCAAGTTGCTGCACCGCGATGAATTGCTGGCGGTGTACGAAAGCGGGCGGCCATTGCCGAGCACCATTCTTGGCCTGACCATCAACGGCGATGACGTGGAAAACTCCGGCCTGGTCTGGGACGTTGGCGATATCGACTGCCGGGCGTACCCGATCAGCGGCAGTTTGACGCGCATGCCATGGCGGCTGATGCCTACGGCGGCGGTGCAGGTCAGCATGCACCCGAAGGAGGGCATGCCCGCGACGATTGCCGATCCACGGCATCTGCTGGCGAAAGTCATCGAAGGCTTGCAGGCCGACGGTTATTACCCGGTGATGGCGGCGGAGCTGGAGTTCTATCTGCTGGATCAGCAGCGCGACAGTAACGGTCGACCGCAACCGGCGCGGGATGTCGATGGCGGGCGGCCACGAGGCACTCAGGTCTACGGATTGCGTGAACTGGAACAGATCGAGCCGTTTCTGGCCGATCTCTATAGCGCCTGCAAAGTCCAGGGCATTCCGGCGCGCACGGCGATTTCCGAATACGCGCCGGGGCAAGTGGAAATCACCCTCGAACACCGCACCGACGCCTTGCAGGCGATGGACGAAGCGGTGCGCTACAAACGACTGGTCAAAGGTGTGGCCCACAAGCATGGGATGACGGCGTGCTTCATGGCCAAACCGTTCGATGACCTGGCGGGCACTGGCATGCACATGCACGTCAGCCTGGCCGACAAGGAAGGCAACAACCTGTTCGCCAGCGAAGCCCCGGACGGTACGCCGCTGCTCAAACAGGCGGTCGGCGGGATGCTCAGTACGTTGCTCGATTCATTGCTGCTGTTTTGTCCGAACGCAAACTCTTACCGTCGCTTCCAGACCAACAGCTATGCGCCGCTGGCAGCCACCTGGGGCGTGGACAATCGCACCGTGAGTTTGCGCGTACCCGGCGGGCCGGCGTTCTCCCGGCATATTGAACACCGCATCTGTGGCGCCGACGCCAACCCGTATCTGGCGGCTGCGGCGATTCTGGCCGGGATCCATCGCGGTATTCGCGAACAACTCGATCCTGGTGTGCCGGTGGAGGGCAATGGCTACGCCCAGGCCACGGAACTGTTGCCGACTGACTGGCTGACCACGTTGCGGGCGCTGGAAGGTTCGAGTTGGGCGCGAGAGGCATTCGGCGGTGAGTTCCTCGGCGTGTACCTGGCGGTAAAACGTGCCGAGTATCGACAGTTCATGGGGGAAGTCGGCGAGCAGGACTGGCGTTGGTATTTGAATCAAGCCTGA
- a CDS encoding class I SAM-dependent methyltransferase: MPAQPPSAIELEIARRYDQEHARVCLQPRPRGLAGRLTFWRDEQLVRSALKAAGEPGLVLDLACGVGRFWPVLAEHANRVILAADPSQDILDHARTHHPQSLLKRVKTFQSSAFTIGLSANAVDCIFCMQLFQHIACPEHRLAMLKEFHRVSRDTVIVGVRVDAHFKGRRTDAQGVPARPLASKADVEAEFKLAGLRVLSHQDFLPGCARMRVYVLRKAG; this comes from the coding sequence ATGCCCGCTCAACCCCCATCTGCCATCGAGCTTGAGATCGCCCGGCGCTACGATCAGGAGCACGCCCGCGTCTGTCTTCAGCCGCGACCGCGTGGCCTGGCCGGGCGGTTGACGTTCTGGCGTGACGAGCAATTGGTGCGCAGCGCGCTCAAGGCTGCCGGCGAACCGGGTCTGGTTCTTGATTTGGCTTGCGGTGTCGGGCGCTTCTGGCCAGTACTGGCCGAGCATGCAAACCGGGTGATCCTCGCGGCCGACCCGTCGCAGGACATACTCGATCATGCCCGCACTCACCATCCGCAGAGCCTGCTGAAACGGGTCAAGACCTTTCAGAGTTCAGCGTTCACCATCGGCTTGTCGGCGAATGCGGTTGACTGCATTTTTTGCATGCAGCTGTTTCAACACATCGCCTGCCCCGAGCATCGTTTGGCCATGCTTAAGGAGTTCCATCGGGTCAGTCGCGATACGGTGATTGTGGGGGTTCGGGTCGATGCTCATTTCAAAGGCCGGCGCACGGATGCACAGGGCGTTCCGGCCCGACCGTTGGCCAGCAAGGCCGACGTGGAAGCCGAGTTCAAGCTCGCAGGTTTGCGCGTGCTCAGTCATCAGGACTTCCTGCCCGGCTGTGCGCGGATGCGCGTCTACGTACTGCGTAAGGCCGGCTAG
- the purC gene encoding phosphoribosylaminoimidazolesuccinocarboxamide synthase, producing MEKREELYRGKAKSVFKTDDADRLILLFRNDTSAFDGKRIEQLDRKGMVNNKFNAFIMQKLEAAGVPTQFDKLLGDNECLVKKLDMIPVECVVRNYAAGSLVKRLGVEEGMKLNPYTFELFLKDDAKGDPFINESHVVAFGWGTAEQLVRMKELSLKVNEVLSKLFDDAGLLLVDFKLEFGVFSDGSIVLGDEFSPDGCRLWDKATGKKMDKDRFRQGLGDVIEAYEEVANRLGVPL from the coding sequence ATGGAAAAACGTGAAGAACTCTACCGCGGCAAAGCCAAATCGGTTTTCAAGACCGACGACGCTGACCGCTTGATCCTGCTGTTTCGCAACGACACTTCGGCGTTCGACGGCAAGCGCATCGAGCAGCTCGACCGCAAAGGCATGGTGAACAACAAGTTCAACGCCTTCATCATGCAGAAACTCGAAGCAGCCGGCGTGCCGACTCAATTCGACAAACTGTTGGGCGACAACGAATGCCTGGTGAAGAAGCTCGACATGATCCCGGTCGAGTGCGTCGTGCGTAACTACGCCGCCGGCAGCCTGGTCAAGCGCCTGGGCGTCGAAGAGGGCATGAAGCTCAACCCTTACACCTTCGAACTGTTCCTGAAGGACGACGCCAAGGGCGACCCGTTCATCAACGAATCCCACGTCGTGGCATTCGGTTGGGGCACTGCCGAGCAACTGGTTCGCATGAAAGAACTGTCGCTCAAGGTCAACGAAGTCCTGAGCAAACTGTTCGACGACGCCGGCCTGCTGCTGGTCGACTTCAAACTGGAATTCGGCGTGTTCTCCGACGGCTCCATCGTCCTGGGCGACGAATTCAGCCCGGACGGCTGCCGTCTGTGGGACAAGGCCACCGGCAAGAAAATGGACAAGGACCGCTTCCGTCAGGGCCTCGGTGACGTCATCGAAGCCTACGAAGAAGTCGCCAATCGTCTGGGCGTACCGCTTTAA